The following proteins are co-located in the Streptomyces asiaticus genome:
- a CDS encoding SGNH/GDSL hydrolase family protein, giving the protein MTARRAAVGGLGVVLLAAAALHATPAAAAGGRHDVVTWAASADRVGDGAPDRGYRMVVHTSVGGSDLRIRLSNAFGDRPLTLDSVYVGVQKSGAELKRGSNRALTFGGRDTVTVPAGEVVLSDALPGGLPAATNLVVSLHTPDAAGPATGHGMAMQTSYTTQGDHTGEESAAHWTDTTGSWFYLDAVTVRTSAATGAVAALGDSITDGWQSTTDLNRRWPDYLARRLRQAATDVKGVANEGISGNKVLADGAGQSALNRLDRDVLSLPGVRTVFLFEGVNDIKAHTGVTAADMIAGYRRIIERAHAAGMCVVGATVGPFKGWSEWDTAAEGVRQEVNAFVRSSGEFDAVTDFDRALRSPYDPERILPFFDNGDHLHPNDKGMQALADAIDLTALDCADGP; this is encoded by the coding sequence ATGACGGCTCGCCGTGCCGCCGTCGGTGGCCTGGGTGTCGTACTGCTCGCCGCCGCCGCGCTGCACGCCACACCCGCCGCGGCGGCGGGCGGCCGACACGACGTCGTCACCTGGGCGGCGAGCGCGGATCGCGTAGGAGACGGGGCACCCGACCGTGGCTATCGGATGGTCGTGCACACCAGCGTCGGCGGAAGCGATCTGCGCATCCGCCTCTCCAACGCCTTCGGCGACCGGCCGCTGACCCTCGACAGCGTGTACGTCGGCGTCCAGAAGTCGGGCGCCGAGCTGAAGCGGGGCAGCAACCGGGCTCTGACCTTCGGCGGCAGGGACACCGTCACCGTCCCGGCGGGCGAGGTGGTGCTCAGCGACGCCCTGCCCGGCGGTCTGCCCGCCGCCACCAACCTGGTCGTCAGCCTCCACACCCCCGACGCGGCCGGTCCGGCGACGGGCCACGGGATGGCGATGCAGACGTCGTACACGACCCAGGGCGACCACACGGGGGAGGAGAGCGCCGCCCACTGGACGGACACCACCGGCTCCTGGTTCTACCTCGACGCCGTCACCGTCCGGACATCCGCCGCGACCGGTGCCGTGGCCGCGCTCGGCGACTCCATCACCGACGGCTGGCAGTCCACCACCGACCTCAACCGCCGCTGGCCCGACTACCTCGCGCGCCGGTTGCGGCAGGCTGCCACAGACGTCAAGGGAGTGGCGAACGAGGGGATCTCCGGCAACAAGGTCCTCGCCGACGGCGCCGGGCAGAGCGCCCTGAACCGGCTCGACCGCGATGTCCTGTCCCTCCCGGGCGTGCGGACCGTGTTCCTCTTCGAGGGGGTCAACGACATCAAGGCGCACACCGGTGTCACTGCCGCGGACATGATCGCCGGGTACCGCCGGATCATCGAGCGGGCGCACGCGGCCGGGATGTGCGTGGTCGGCGCCACCGTGGGGCCGTTCAAGGGCTGGAGCGAATGGGACACGGCCGCCGAGGGGGTACGGCAGGAGGTCAACGCCTTCGTCCGCAGCAGCGGCGAGTTCGACGCGGTGACCGACTTCGACCGTGCCCTGCGCAGCCCCTACGACCCCGAGCGCATCCTGCCGTTCTTCGACAACGGCGACCATCTGCACCCCAACGACAAGGGCATGCAGGCGCTGGCCGACGCCATCGACCTCACGGCACTCGACTGCGCCGACGGCCCCTGA
- a CDS encoding ROK family transcriptional regulator, protein MSSPSAVESFPVHTSAASQIFTTVLSQGPLTRLEVARRAGLSAAAVTKAVRPLIEAGYLVEDVDEDARPALGRPANLVRVDGGRALFIGVKVTGDTIIGVLTDLCCRILVARHIPLPARDPKAVLGTAAELVRELLIEADGLGVRVAGLGMAVSGDVDRAEGVVRYSPFLEWRDVPLAELAAMTTGLPVTVDNDVRALTVAEQWFGAGVGLSGFAVVTVGAGIGCGLVVHGRVVAGAHGVAGEIGHITVDPAGPRCHCGNRGCVEAIASDDAIVRQVRAATGVQVADAVEAAGLAHDGVAGAREIYARAGDAIGRGIATVANLLGPERVIISGEGLAAYDLFADHIRDAFATAAFGSAARCDVQTRPLPFDEWARGAAATAIQSFIRSDRP, encoded by the coding sequence ATGTCCTCGCCCTCCGCTGTCGAGTCGTTCCCGGTGCACACGTCGGCCGCCTCGCAGATCTTCACCACGGTCCTGTCGCAGGGCCCCCTCACCCGCCTGGAAGTGGCGCGGCGGGCAGGGCTGTCGGCCGCGGCCGTCACCAAGGCGGTCCGTCCCCTGATCGAGGCCGGCTACCTGGTGGAGGACGTGGACGAGGACGCGCGCCCGGCACTCGGGCGGCCCGCGAACCTGGTCCGGGTGGATGGTGGCCGCGCGCTGTTCATCGGGGTCAAGGTCACCGGGGACACGATCATCGGCGTGCTCACCGACCTGTGCTGCCGGATCCTCGTCGCCCGGCACATCCCCCTCCCCGCCCGTGACCCCAAGGCGGTGCTGGGGACGGCCGCGGAACTCGTCCGGGAGCTGCTCATCGAGGCGGACGGCCTCGGTGTGCGCGTCGCGGGCCTGGGCATGGCCGTCTCCGGCGATGTGGACCGCGCCGAGGGCGTGGTGCGCTACTCGCCCTTCCTGGAGTGGCGCGATGTGCCACTCGCCGAACTCGCCGCCATGACCACGGGGCTTCCGGTGACCGTCGACAACGACGTGCGCGCGCTGACCGTGGCCGAGCAGTGGTTCGGGGCGGGCGTGGGGCTGTCCGGCTTCGCCGTCGTGACGGTGGGCGCGGGCATCGGCTGCGGTCTCGTGGTCCACGGCAGGGTGGTGGCCGGGGCCCATGGCGTGGCCGGCGAGATCGGACACATCACCGTCGACCCGGCGGGCCCTCGCTGCCACTGCGGCAACCGTGGCTGTGTGGAGGCCATCGCGAGCGACGACGCCATCGTCCGTCAGGTCCGCGCGGCCACGGGGGTCCAGGTGGCCGACGCGGTCGAGGCCGCGGGACTGGCCCACGACGGGGTCGCCGGCGCCCGGGAGATCTACGCACGGGCCGGCGACGCCATCGGCCGCGGTATCGCCACCGTGGCCAATCTGCTCGGTCCCGAACGCGTGATCATCTCCGGCGAGGGTCTGGCCGCCTACGACCTGTTCGCCGACCACATCCGTGACGCCTTCGCCACGGCGGCCTTCGGCTCCGCGGCGCGGTGCGACGTACAGACCCGGCCGCTGCCCTTCGACGAGTGGGCCCGTGGAGCCGCGGCCACCGCCATCCAGTCCTTCATCCGATCAGACAGGCCCTAG
- a CDS encoding alpha-galactosidase D has translation MRSPSYSVMPVRGLRSLVVLVLAAGLATAAPAAQAQPDDGNATPASPATAAAKPYMGWSSWSMQSSKYPGLNPNGDYSYLTEANVLKQTDALATKLKRFGYEYINIDAGWWRNYAWTPEFDEYGRQKADPVRFPSGMKAVADHIHSKGLKAGIYLPVGLEKEAYGGGKVPIWNAEGCSTADIVYDDLRTTNGWDSAYKIDFSDPCAQKYIDSQARMFADWGYDFLKLDGVGPGSFKSGENYDNVADVAAWQKAISATGRPIHLELSWSLDIGHADDWKKHSNGWRVDTDVECYCNTLVSWENSVDDRWDDTPAWTRHAGPGGWNDLDSLDVGNGEMDGLTKAERQSYATLWAIAKSPLYTGDDVTKLDSYGLSLLTNREVIAVNQGDAPPARPVTPSDPQQVWASKNQDGTYTVALFNLADRPASVTADWPTLGFTGKAAVRDLWNHENLGTHRNGITQALPAHGSRLFKVTPRGDALTWTGIEAESSANTLGGNASVADCAACSDGHKVGNLYTGGKLTINKVVVDKAGTYQIKVAYVSGDARSADVSANGGGATRHKFPSTGDWSTVNGVYVPVTLKAGSNTITFDSGSGYAPDIDRIDVPKSS, from the coding sequence ATGCGGTCACCCTCGTACTCCGTCATGCCCGTACGCGGTCTGAGATCCCTCGTCGTCCTGGTCCTCGCCGCGGGCCTCGCCACGGCCGCCCCGGCCGCGCAGGCACAGCCCGATGACGGCAACGCCACCCCGGCATCCCCGGCCACCGCCGCCGCCAAACCCTATATGGGCTGGTCGAGTTGGAGCATGCAGTCGTCGAAGTACCCGGGCCTCAATCCGAACGGCGACTACAGCTACCTCACCGAGGCGAACGTCCTCAAACAGACCGACGCCCTCGCCACCAAGCTCAAGAGGTTCGGCTACGAGTACATCAACATCGACGCCGGCTGGTGGCGGAACTACGCGTGGACACCGGAGTTCGACGAGTACGGCCGCCAGAAGGCCGACCCCGTGCGCTTCCCGAGCGGCATGAAGGCGGTCGCCGACCACATCCACTCCAAGGGCCTCAAGGCCGGTATCTATCTGCCCGTCGGCCTGGAGAAGGAGGCGTACGGCGGGGGCAAGGTGCCGATCTGGAACGCCGAGGGCTGCTCCACCGCCGACATTGTCTACGACGACCTGCGCACCACCAACGGCTGGGACAGCGCGTACAAGATCGACTTCTCCGATCCCTGTGCGCAGAAGTACATCGACTCCCAGGCGCGGATGTTCGCCGACTGGGGCTATGACTTCCTCAAACTCGACGGTGTGGGCCCCGGCTCCTTCAAGAGCGGCGAGAACTACGACAACGTCGCCGACGTGGCCGCCTGGCAGAAGGCGATCTCCGCCACCGGCCGCCCGATCCACCTGGAGCTGTCCTGGTCGCTGGACATCGGGCACGCCGACGACTGGAAGAAGCACTCCAACGGCTGGCGCGTCGACACCGACGTCGAGTGCTACTGCAACACGCTCGTCAGCTGGGAGAACTCCGTCGACGACCGCTGGGACGACACCCCGGCCTGGACCCGGCACGCCGGCCCCGGTGGCTGGAACGACCTCGACTCCCTCGATGTGGGCAACGGCGAGATGGACGGCCTGACCAAGGCCGAGCGGCAGAGCTACGCCACGTTGTGGGCGATCGCCAAGTCGCCGCTCTACACCGGTGACGATGTGACCAAGCTGGACTCCTACGGGCTGTCGCTGCTGACCAACCGCGAGGTCATCGCCGTCAACCAGGGCGACGCGCCGCCCGCGCGGCCGGTCACACCGTCCGACCCCCAGCAGGTGTGGGCATCGAAGAACCAGGACGGCACCTACACGGTCGCCCTGTTCAACCTCGCGGACCGGCCGGCCTCGGTGACCGCCGACTGGCCGACGCTCGGCTTCACCGGCAAGGCCGCGGTCCGGGATCTGTGGAACCACGAGAACCTCGGCACGCACAGGAACGGGATCACCCAGGCCCTGCCCGCCCACGGCTCCCGCCTCTTCAAGGTCACCCCGCGCGGCGACGCGCTCACCTGGACCGGTATCGAGGCCGAGTCCTCCGCGAACACCCTTGGCGGCAATGCCTCGGTGGCCGACTGCGCGGCCTGCTCCGACGGCCACAAGGTCGGCAACCTCTACACCGGGGGCAAGCTGACCATCAACAAGGTCGTGGTGGACAAGGCCGGCACCTACCAGATCAAGGTGGCCTACGTCAGCGGTGACGCCCGTTCCGCCGATGTCTCGGCCAACGGCGGCGGCGCCACCCGCCACAAGTTCCCCTCGACAGGCGACTGGTCCACCGTCAATGGTGTCTACGTTCCGGTGACGCTCAAGGCCGGCTCCAACACCATCACGTTCGACAGCGGTTCCGGCTACGCACCGGACATCGACCGGATCGACGTACCGAAGTCCTCCTGA
- a CDS encoding glycosyl hydrolase family 95 catalytic domain-containing protein: protein MNPRPTDTGRDPNGDVNGELDRGSGSDPSRRTALSLAATAGLTLTLGALPAFTASAAPRRPADTPPLTDTSHDELWWRAPGDEGSLIEQGLPVGNGRLGALASNDPGRELLLITDATMWTGGLNDTLDADGQFSYGRDDFGSFTLLARLTVDIPGHDLSGVNGYRRTLDLAQGLVTSSYVRSGVTYRRQIFASHPDDAIVLHFTQSGGGRYTGSVTLEGTHGEKPVSAESFGASFPNGLRYGAAVTAYGSGGRVRVDGTRVDFSGCKDLTVVVSGGTNYAPDADRGYRDPTLDPEQLARTKVLAAARHSADTLRRTHIADYRRLYERFTLSLGTSTDAQRSLDTWKRLTARARDGVPDPELEAAYLQFSRYLMISGSRDSLPLNLQGLWLDGNDPDWMGDYHTDINIQMNYWMADRAGLSSCFDAFADYCLAQLPSWAKLTHDLFNDPRNRYRNSTEKVAGWTVAFSTNIHGGSGWWWHPASNAWLSNSLYEHYEYTQSRSYLAKIYPLLKGACEFWEARLLTTTLPGTSREVLIDDRDWSPEHGPQDARGITYAQELVWALFGNFAAAAAELKKDTAYADTIASLRKKLYLPEVSPKTGRLQEWMSPDNLGETTHRHLSPLIGLFPGDRIRPDGSTPQEIVDGATALLTARGMNSFGWANAWRAACWARLKDADTAYQLVADNLRPSTDGSNGTAFNLFDIYEVEKGRGIFQIDANFGTPAAMSEMLLYSRPGHLELLPALPDAWAASGSVTGLAARGGFVVDLRWERGLPTSVTIRSVGGRTTTVAHGSTSRTVRLEPGGSVTLTGFAR from the coding sequence ATGAACCCCCGCCCGACCGACACCGGCAGAGACCCCAATGGAGACGTCAACGGAGAACTCGACAGAGGCTCCGGCAGTGACCCCAGCAGACGCACCGCGCTGTCCCTCGCGGCGACGGCCGGACTCACCCTGACCCTCGGCGCCCTGCCCGCCTTCACCGCCTCCGCCGCGCCCCGGCGCCCGGCCGACACCCCGCCGCTCACCGACACCTCACACGACGAGCTGTGGTGGCGGGCCCCCGGCGACGAGGGCTCGCTGATCGAGCAGGGCCTGCCGGTCGGCAACGGCCGCCTCGGCGCCCTCGCGAGCAACGACCCCGGCCGCGAGCTGCTGCTGATCACCGACGCCACGATGTGGACCGGTGGCCTCAATGACACCCTCGACGCCGACGGCCAATTCTCCTACGGGCGCGATGACTTCGGCTCCTTCACCCTGCTGGCCCGGCTCACCGTGGACATCCCCGGCCACGACCTGTCCGGCGTCAACGGCTACCGCCGCACCCTCGACCTCGCGCAGGGACTGGTCACCAGCTCCTACGTCCGCTCCGGCGTCACCTACCGGCGCCAGATCTTCGCCAGCCACCCCGACGACGCGATCGTCCTGCACTTCACACAGAGCGGCGGCGGCCGCTACACGGGCAGCGTCACCCTGGAGGGCACCCACGGCGAGAAGCCCGTGAGCGCCGAGTCGTTCGGCGCGTCCTTCCCCAACGGCCTGCGATACGGCGCGGCGGTCACGGCGTACGGCAGCGGCGGCCGGGTCCGCGTCGACGGCACCCGCGTCGACTTCTCCGGCTGCAAGGACCTCACGGTGGTGGTCAGCGGCGGCACCAACTACGCACCCGACGCCGACCGCGGCTACCGCGACCCCACGCTCGACCCCGAGCAGCTGGCCCGTACGAAGGTGCTCGCCGCCGCCCGGCACTCGGCGGACACCCTGCGGCGCACCCATATCGCCGACTACCGCCGCCTGTACGAGCGGTTCACCCTCTCGCTCGGCACCTCCACGGACGCCCAGCGCTCCCTGGACACCTGGAAGCGCCTCACCGCACGCGCCCGGGACGGTGTGCCCGACCCCGAACTCGAGGCGGCCTACCTCCAGTTCAGCCGCTATCTGATGATCTCCGGCTCGCGCGACAGCCTTCCGCTGAACCTCCAGGGCCTGTGGTTGGACGGCAACGACCCGGACTGGATGGGCGATTACCACACCGACATCAACATCCAGATGAACTACTGGATGGCCGACCGTGCGGGGCTGTCGTCGTGCTTCGACGCCTTCGCCGACTACTGCCTCGCCCAGCTCCCGTCCTGGGCCAAGCTCACCCACGACCTCTTCAACGACCCGCGCAACCGCTACCGCAACTCCACGGAGAAGGTCGCCGGCTGGACCGTGGCCTTCTCCACCAACATCCACGGCGGCAGCGGCTGGTGGTGGCATCCCGCGAGCAACGCCTGGCTGAGCAACAGCCTGTACGAGCACTACGAGTACACCCAGTCGCGGTCGTACCTGGCGAAGATCTACCCGCTGCTCAAGGGCGCCTGTGAGTTCTGGGAGGCGCGGCTGCTCACCACCACCCTCCCCGGCACCTCCAGGGAGGTGCTGATCGACGACAGGGACTGGTCGCCCGAACACGGCCCGCAGGACGCCAGGGGCATCACCTACGCCCAGGAGCTGGTGTGGGCGCTGTTCGGCAACTTCGCCGCCGCGGCCGCCGAGCTGAAGAAGGACACCGCCTACGCGGACACGATCGCCTCGCTGCGGAAGAAGCTGTACCTGCCGGAGGTGAGCCCGAAGACCGGCCGGCTCCAGGAGTGGATGTCCCCCGACAACCTCGGGGAGACCACCCACCGCCATCTGTCCCCGCTGATCGGCCTGTTCCCCGGCGACCGCATCCGCCCCGACGGCTCCACCCCCCAGGAGATCGTGGACGGGGCCACCGCCCTGCTCACCGCGCGCGGCATGAACAGCTTCGGCTGGGCCAACGCCTGGCGGGCCGCGTGCTGGGCGCGGCTGAAGGACGCCGACACGGCGTACCAGCTCGTGGCCGACAACCTCCGCCCCTCCACCGACGGCAGCAACGGCACCGCGTTCAACCTCTTCGACATCTACGAGGTGGAGAAGGGGCGTGGCATCTTCCAGATCGATGCCAACTTCGGCACCCCGGCCGCGATGAGCGAGATGCTGCTGTACTCCCGCCCCGGCCATCTGGAACTGCTCCCCGCCCTGCCCGACGCCTGGGCCGCGTCCGGCTCGGTCACGGGACTGGCCGCGCGGGGCGGCTTCGTCGTCGATCTGCGATGGGAGCGGGGGCTGCCGACGTCGGTCACGATCCGCAGCGTCGGTGGCCGCACCACGACGGTGGCCCATGGCTCCACCTCCCGCACGGTCCGCCTGGAGCCCGGCGGGTCGGTCACGCTGACGGGGTTCGCCCGATGA
- a CDS encoding alpha-galactosidase — protein sequence MPTISRAPDTGVWLLTTPRTSYALHIDETGAPCHLAWGPRLTPREAEQLVVPAGEAASSFEGRPAVGEELPVDGGTRYGAPSLQIRYADGSRGFEWQPTGHRVVTPSDGVGELRLEFRDRHYPLHVALHYRVRDDTDVIERWTVLRNEGEQRVRLLRADSAAWSLPPLADYRLSHVTGQWSAESQLRRERLPHGETVLTSRRGITSHHASPWVMVDEGDAGEEHGRVFGAALAWSGSWRITAQRTSDGRAGFTGGVGHEGICVPLAPGEEFATPVFAGLFTDGGFGAASRAWHAYTLRHVLPHGREVAPVLYNSWEATGFDVDEANQKALAERAAALGVELYVVDDGWFGARRSDRAGLGDWTPARERFPHGLGPLADTVHRLGMRFGIWVEPEMVNPDSDLYREHPDWVLHTPGRARSELRNQLVLNFARDDVADWAYGWLTRLVADHGIDFLKWDMNRAFSEAGWPGTPDGHDRLWTRYVANLYGVLDRLRADHAGLRIEACSGGGGRVDLGILTRTDQAWVSDNTDAVDRLVIQHGFGQLLPPRTMSAWVTDVPNQLTSRTVPLRFRFHVAMCGLLGIGGDLARWSEEELAEGAELVAEYKRVRHLVQHGVLYRLSGPHGELPTVVQYAAEDGSATLVLAWQRGPRHGVPRLPVRLRGLTPGAVYRDTRTGEVHHATVLAEYGLRPDLPRGDWASTSVHLVRTGQDET from the coding sequence ATGCCGACGATCTCCCGTGCCCCGGACACCGGGGTCTGGCTGCTGACCACGCCCCGCACCTCGTACGCCCTGCACATCGACGAGACGGGCGCGCCCTGCCATCTCGCCTGGGGGCCGCGGCTGACGCCGCGGGAGGCGGAGCAGCTGGTCGTGCCCGCCGGGGAGGCGGCGAGCAGCTTCGAGGGACGGCCCGCGGTGGGCGAGGAACTGCCGGTCGACGGCGGCACGCGCTATGGCGCGCCCTCCCTCCAGATCCGGTACGCGGACGGCTCGCGCGGCTTCGAGTGGCAGCCGACCGGGCACCGCGTCGTCACGCCCTCCGACGGCGTCGGCGAACTCCGTCTGGAATTCCGCGACCGCCACTATCCGCTGCACGTCGCGCTCCACTACCGGGTGCGGGACGACACGGATGTCATCGAGCGCTGGACGGTGCTGCGCAACGAGGGTGAGCAGCGGGTCCGCCTGCTGCGCGCCGACTCGGCGGCCTGGTCCCTGCCGCCACTGGCCGACTACCGGCTCAGCCATGTCACCGGGCAGTGGTCCGCGGAGAGTCAGCTGCGCCGCGAGCGCCTGCCGCACGGGGAGACCGTGCTGACCAGCCGGCGTGGCATCACCAGCCATCACGCGAGTCCTTGGGTGATGGTGGACGAGGGCGACGCGGGCGAGGAGCACGGCCGGGTGTTCGGCGCCGCCCTTGCCTGGAGCGGGAGTTGGCGCATCACCGCACAGCGCACATCGGACGGACGCGCCGGTTTCACCGGTGGCGTCGGCCACGAGGGCATATGCGTGCCGCTGGCGCCGGGCGAGGAATTCGCCACCCCGGTGTTCGCCGGGCTGTTCACCGACGGCGGGTTCGGCGCGGCGAGCCGGGCCTGGCACGCGTACACACTGCGCCACGTCCTGCCGCACGGGCGTGAGGTGGCGCCCGTGCTCTACAACTCTTGGGAGGCCACCGGGTTCGATGTGGACGAGGCGAACCAGAAGGCGCTGGCCGAGCGGGCCGCCGCCCTGGGCGTGGAGCTGTACGTGGTCGACGACGGCTGGTTCGGGGCCCGGCGCAGCGATCGCGCGGGGCTGGGCGACTGGACCCCGGCCCGGGAGCGCTTCCCGCACGGCCTCGGCCCGCTGGCCGACACGGTGCACCGGCTGGGCATGCGCTTCGGCATCTGGGTGGAGCCGGAGATGGTCAACCCCGACAGCGACCTCTACCGCGAGCACCCGGACTGGGTCCTGCACACCCCCGGCCGGGCCCGCAGCGAACTGCGCAACCAACTCGTCCTGAACTTCGCCCGCGACGACGTGGCCGACTGGGCCTACGGCTGGCTGACCCGGCTGGTCGCGGACCATGGCATCGACTTCCTCAAGTGGGACATGAACCGCGCCTTCAGCGAGGCCGGGTGGCCCGGCACTCCGGACGGCCACGACCGGCTGTGGACGCGCTACGTGGCCAATCTGTACGGCGTCCTCGACCGGCTGCGGGCCGACCACGCCGGGCTGCGCATCGAGGCGTGCAGTGGCGGTGGCGGACGTGTGGATCTGGGCATCCTCACCCGTACGGACCAGGCGTGGGTGTCGGACAACACCGACGCCGTCGACCGGCTGGTCATCCAGCACGGCTTCGGTCAGCTCCTCCCGCCGCGCACGATGTCCGCGTGGGTGACCGATGTGCCCAATCAACTCACCTCCCGCACCGTGCCGTTGAGGTTCCGCTTCCATGTGGCGATGTGCGGGCTGCTGGGCATCGGCGGGGATCTCGCCCGCTGGTCCGAGGAGGAACTCGCCGAGGGTGCCGAGCTGGTGGCCGAGTACAAACGGGTGCGCCACCTCGTCCAGCACGGCGTCCTGTACCGGCTGTCCGGCCCGCACGGCGAGCTGCCGACCGTGGTGCAGTACGCCGCCGAGGACGGCAGCGCGACCCTGGTGCTGGCCTGGCAGCGCGGCCCGCGCCACGGAGTCCCCAGGCTGCCGGTACGGCTGCGCGGGCTCACCCCCGGCGCCGTCTACCGCGACACCCGCACCGGCGAGGTGCACCATGCCACCGTGCTGGCCGAGTACGGATTACGGCCGGACCTCCCCCGCGGTGACTGGGCCAGCACGTCCGTACATCTGGTCAGGACGGGGCAGGACGAGACGTAG